Proteins encoded by one window of Massilia sp. NR 4-1:
- a CDS encoding M13 family metallopeptidase — protein sequence MQAFIRALPLKTALAVALCGANLSFVPALAAQAAPPAAAPAGIAAAVLPGDDFFGYANADWLAATDIPADRSSWGAGAALATQTNERIVKLIEGAAKAAPGSEARKVADFYSTYMDEAGIEARGAAPLQAELKKIAAIKDRAALARALGASLRADVDPLNNTNFFTENLFGLWIAQGLNDPEHNIPYLLQGGLGLPDRAFYLEDNERMAKLRTAYQAHIAAMLKLAGFSDPEARAARVFELERKIAQSHASRTDSADIQKANNVWSDKDFAAKAPGLDWKAFFRSAGLARQQKFIVYHPSAITGAAALVQDMAVDTWKDFLAFHTVNHFSGYLPKAFGDQRFDFYGRTLSGTPQQQVRWKRGLIATNAAMDDAVGKLYVAQDFPPAAKARVQEMVKNIVAAFHQRIDKLDWMAPATKKEAQAKLASLYVGVGYPDQWKSYKGLEIKAGDAFGNALRAESFRYKQQLAKLGQKIDRTEWTMPPQLVNAVNLPMQNALNFPAAILQAPYFDQNASDAMNYGGIGAIIGHEISHSFDDQGAQFDAAGRLRDWWTKEDGEHFRQASAALVAQYSAYEAFPDLKLDGQLTLSENLADLAGLAAAYDAYRVSLAGKPVTPDADRQFFLGYAQSWRDKERDAALRNQIATDGHAPAKWRTYTVRNLDPWYPAFDVQPGQKLYLAPQQRVRVW from the coding sequence ATGCAAGCTTTTATCCGGGCGTTGCCGCTGAAAACCGCCCTGGCTGTCGCCTTGTGCGGCGCCAACCTGAGCTTTGTTCCAGCCCTCGCTGCCCAGGCTGCGCCGCCTGCGGCCGCACCCGCCGGCATTGCCGCCGCCGTCCTGCCGGGCGACGATTTCTTCGGCTATGCCAATGCCGACTGGCTGGCCGCCACCGACATCCCGGCCGACCGCAGCAGCTGGGGCGCGGGCGCTGCCCTGGCCACGCAGACCAATGAACGCATCGTCAAGCTGATCGAAGGCGCGGCCAAAGCTGCGCCCGGCTCCGAAGCGCGCAAGGTGGCCGACTTCTACAGCACGTATATGGACGAGGCCGGCATTGAGGCGCGCGGCGCCGCGCCACTGCAGGCGGAACTGAAAAAGATCGCCGCCATCAAGGACCGCGCGGCCCTGGCGCGCGCCCTGGGCGCCAGCCTGCGCGCCGACGTCGATCCCCTGAATAACACCAACTTCTTCACCGAAAACCTGTTCGGCCTGTGGATCGCCCAAGGCTTGAACGACCCCGAACACAATATCCCGTATCTGCTGCAAGGCGGCCTGGGCCTGCCGGACCGCGCCTTCTACCTGGAAGACAACGAGCGCATGGCCAAGCTGCGCACCGCCTACCAGGCGCATATCGCCGCCATGCTGAAGCTGGCCGGCTTCTCCGATCCGGAAGCGCGTGCCGCCCGCGTGTTCGAGCTGGAGCGCAAGATCGCCCAGTCCCACGCCAGCCGCACCGATTCGGCCGACATCCAGAAAGCCAATAATGTGTGGAGCGACAAGGACTTCGCCGCCAAGGCGCCCGGCCTGGACTGGAAAGCCTTCTTCCGCAGCGCCGGCCTGGCGCGCCAGCAGAAATTCATCGTCTACCATCCAAGCGCCATCACCGGCGCCGCCGCCCTGGTGCAGGACATGGCGGTCGATACCTGGAAGGACTTCCTGGCCTTCCATACGGTCAACCACTTCAGCGGCTATCTGCCCAAGGCCTTCGGCGACCAGCGCTTCGACTTTTACGGCCGTACCCTGAGCGGCACCCCGCAGCAGCAGGTGCGCTGGAAGCGCGGCCTGATCGCGACCAACGCCGCCATGGACGATGCCGTCGGCAAGCTGTATGTGGCGCAGGATTTCCCGCCCGCAGCCAAGGCGCGCGTGCAGGAAATGGTGAAAAACATCGTGGCCGCCTTCCACCAGCGCATCGACAAATTGGACTGGATGGCGCCCGCCACCAAGAAGGAAGCCCAGGCCAAGCTGGCCAGCCTGTACGTGGGTGTCGGCTATCCCGACCAGTGGAAATCCTATAAAGGCCTGGAGATCAAGGCCGGCGACGCCTTCGGCAACGCGCTGCGCGCCGAAAGCTTCCGCTACAAGCAGCAGCTGGCCAAGCTGGGCCAAAAAATCGACCGCACCGAGTGGACCATGCCGCCGCAATTGGTGAATGCCGTCAACCTGCCGATGCAGAACGCGCTCAACTTCCCGGCCGCCATCCTGCAAGCGCCATACTTCGACCAGAACGCCAGCGACGCCATGAATTACGGCGGCATCGGCGCCATCATCGGCCACGAGATCAGCCACAGCTTCGACGACCAGGGCGCCCAGTTCGACGCCGCCGGCCGTCTGCGCGACTGGTGGACCAAGGAAGACGGCGAGCACTTCCGCCAAGCCTCGGCCGCCCTGGTGGCGCAGTACTCGGCGTATGAAGCCTTCCCCGACCTCAAGCTTGACGGCCAGCTGACGCTGAGCGAGAACCTGGCCGACCTGGCCGGCCTGGCCGCCGCTTACGACGCCTACCGCGTCTCGCTGGCCGGCAAGCCGGTTACGCCGGACGCCGACCGCCAGTTCTTCCTCGGCTATGCGCAAAGCTGGCGCGACAAGGAACGCGACGCCGCCCTGCGCAACCAGATCGCCACCGACGGCCACGCGCCCGCCAAATGGCGCACCTACACCGTGCGCAATCTGGACCCGTGGTATCCGGCTTTCGACGTGCAGCCCGGCCAAAAGCTGTACCTGGCGCCGCAGCAGCGCGTGCGCGTCTGGTAA
- a CDS encoding HDOD domain-containing protein, whose amino-acid sequence MKLEALFQNPTALPTAPKVVDELISSFDKASVSTEDIAKKLSADPVLSAKLLRLANSAYYHVSRSIGTVEDAVLMLGFVTVRTLVISSGLVSGFKTVPGLDLKQFWRYSLHTAVAAKWIAKKTRENSDLAFTIGMMHAIGQLVMHAAMPEQAMQMDKVAGPLDSRRLDAEQASFGYGFADVGAELARRWKFPESFADTIAAFPNPLERTPPNKLAAVIHLAAWRARIDESKLSPDEIAACYPTEIAAALGLAENALIDEMPNPDELSAGLDELIR is encoded by the coding sequence ATGAAACTTGAGGCCCTATTCCAGAACCCCACAGCGTTGCCCACGGCGCCCAAGGTGGTCGATGAGCTGATCAGCAGTTTCGACAAGGCCAGCGTCTCGACCGAGGACATCGCCAAGAAACTGTCGGCCGACCCGGTGCTCAGCGCCAAGCTGCTGCGCCTGGCCAATTCCGCCTACTACCACGTGTCGCGCAGCATCGGCACGGTGGAGGACGCGGTGCTGATGCTGGGCTTTGTCACGGTGCGCACCCTGGTCATCAGCTCGGGCCTGGTGAGCGGCTTCAAGACCGTGCCGGGACTGGACCTGAAACAATTCTGGCGCTACAGCCTGCACACCGCCGTGGCCGCCAAATGGATCGCCAAGAAGACGCGCGAAAATTCCGACCTCGCCTTCACCATCGGCATGATGCACGCCATCGGCCAGTTGGTGATGCACGCCGCCATGCCGGAACAGGCCATGCAGATGGACAAGGTGGCCGGCCCGCTCGACTCGCGCCGCCTGGATGCCGAACAAGCTTCCTTCGGCTACGGTTTCGCCGATGTCGGCGCCGAGCTGGCGCGCCGCTGGAAGTTCCCGGAAAGCTTCGCCGACACCATCGCCGCCTTCCCCAATCCGCTCGAGCGCACGCCACCGAACAAGCTGGCCGCCGTGATCCACCTGGCCGCCTGGCGCGCCCGCATCGATGAAAGCAAGCTCAGCCCGGACGAAATCGCCGCCTGCTATCCGACCGAGATCGCCGCCGCCCTGGGCCTGGCCGAGAATGCGCTGATTGACGAAATGCCAAATCCTGATGAGCTGAGCGCCGGCCTGGACGAGCTGATCCGCTAA
- a CDS encoding flagellar protein FliT: MTSSEVLSMYENIAGLTNKMVVAAQASDWNGLDRLENQCAAASVATISGVPALAGAARQRKIELLKQILANDRAIRDVTEPWVAQLNG; this comes from the coding sequence ATGACCTCCAGTGAAGTCCTCTCGATGTACGAAAATATTGCCGGGCTGACCAATAAAATGGTCGTTGCCGCGCAAGCGAGCGACTGGAACGGCCTGGACCGCCTGGAAAACCAATGCGCCGCCGCCTCGGTCGCCACCATCAGCGGCGTGCCTGCCTTGGCCGGCGCCGCGCGCCAGCGCAAAATCGAGCTGCTCAAGCAAATCCTGGCCAACGACCGCGCCATCCGCGACGTCACCGAACCCTGGGTGGCACAACTCAACGGCTAA
- a CDS encoding aminotransferase class I/II-fold pyridoxal phosphate-dependent enzyme: MSCPECHSGRPRACASSLKELMTSTQSLYDAFKERKLKLDMSRGKPAPEQLDLSNELMAPLDNYLAADGTDTRNYGGGVGLPEARALFAELLAVPAAQVVVDSSASLSLMHDVIVYHLLNGAPDHAPWLEQGQVSFLCPVPGYDRHFSICEKRGIKMINIPMGDDGPDMDLVEKLVAADARIKGMWCVPKYSNPGGAVYSDSAVRRLAAMKTAAPDFRLLWDDAYRFHHLGEERIAIPEILDECAKAGHPDRAFVFASTSKVTWAGSGLAALAASPANIAWWTANAGIRSIGPDKVNQLRHVRFLKNADNVAALMERHRQLLKPKFDAVLDQFGKWLGEVEGVSWTVPQGGYFIDLVTPEGQARRTVGLAKDAGITLTPAGAAFPYGRDPLDRHIRIAPSFPSLAEIGVAAEGIALALRLAIEESQDL; this comes from the coding sequence ATGTCTTGCCCGGAATGTCATTCAGGGCGCCCGCGCGCCTGCGCTTCATCCTTGAAAGAGCTTATGACTTCCACGCAATCGCTGTACGACGCCTTCAAAGAACGCAAACTCAAACTGGATATGTCGCGCGGCAAACCCGCGCCGGAACAGCTGGACCTGTCCAATGAGCTGATGGCGCCGCTCGACAACTATCTGGCCGCCGACGGCACCGACACCCGCAACTATGGCGGTGGCGTCGGCCTGCCTGAAGCGCGCGCCCTGTTCGCCGAGCTGTTGGCCGTGCCGGCCGCGCAGGTCGTGGTCGACAGCAGCGCCAGCCTGTCGCTGATGCATGACGTGATCGTCTACCACCTGCTGAACGGCGCGCCTGACCATGCGCCTTGGCTGGAGCAGGGCCAGGTCAGCTTCCTGTGCCCGGTGCCAGGCTACGACCGCCACTTCTCGATTTGCGAAAAGCGCGGCATCAAGATGATCAATATCCCGATGGGTGACGACGGTCCCGATATGGACCTGGTGGAAAAACTGGTGGCCGCCGATGCGCGCATCAAAGGCATGTGGTGCGTGCCGAAGTACAGCAATCCGGGCGGCGCCGTCTACTCCGACAGCGCGGTGCGCCGCTTGGCCGCGATGAAAACCGCCGCGCCCGACTTCCGCCTGCTGTGGGATGACGCCTACCGCTTCCACCACCTGGGTGAAGAGCGCATCGCCATACCCGAAATCCTCGACGAATGCGCCAAGGCCGGCCATCCCGACCGCGCCTTCGTGTTCGCCTCGACGTCCAAGGTCACCTGGGCCGGCTCCGGCCTGGCTGCGCTGGCGGCGTCCCCGGCCAATATCGCCTGGTGGACGGCCAATGCCGGCATCCGCAGCATCGGCCCGGACAAGGTCAACCAGCTGCGCCACGTGCGCTTCCTGAAAAACGCCGACAATGTCGCCGCCCTGATGGAGCGCCACCGCCAGCTGCTCAAGCCCAAATTCGACGCCGTGCTCGACCAGTTCGGCAAATGGCTGGGCGAGGTGGAAGGCGTGAGCTGGACCGTGCCGCAAGGCGGCTACTTCATCGACCTCGTCACGCCCGAAGGCCAAGCGCGCCGCACCGTGGGCCTGGCCAAAGATGCCGGCATCACCCTGACCCCGGCCGGCGCCGCCTTCCCTTACGGCCGCGACCCACTCGACCGCCACATCCGCATCGCCCCGAGCTTCCCTTCGCTGGCCGAGATCGGCGTGGCCGCCGAAGGCATCGCCCTGGCCCTGCGCCTCGCCATCGAAGAATCCCAAGACCTTTAA
- a CDS encoding FimV family protein, which translates to MMQLLPRPSILRCWRALLCAAAWLPAAAGAVELGEVVVHSHIGQQLSADIELVDLTADELADLQARLARPDVFKGASISMHPALSGLNIAVVKRDKRRVLHLSTQRPIDGELLHIFFEFSGGGRQTVRTASLWLTPDPAPVRSAAGPADGGSGRPALAGNAVMAELSSRSGAPEAPAAKPPTPKAPTVAAQTGAQEAVSVTPVSAAAKLSSTPPKSAASAADASAGTAPSDAELSAALARATARRAAHAMPASAPASAPAAWKGKEAATAALALPASVAAIKRGKTGGGQSCSPAQLDQRLKQCQALDAQNSAISSKLNDLEGKVKVLQTALAPAAAGAVAQGAATAKAEYAAPAGPGAAAVKAVHGAATANAAHGASASSGAVAAKVEPSASAAASAASVAQGSHAASAAAKADHAPPAKSEPASSAAQAASAAAKAEHDAAAPAAKAEPDAQAKGEHAASAEHAAAAKGAEAATTPASASASVASAASAPAASAAVKAAKPAAPPEKPKQMTRSRLMTMIAGGAIALLAVIATIVHFVRKRRARMSSGPLKIWQSWRKKKPEEVAAPKAESKPEELLPPEPVLTDIVEHGTA; encoded by the coding sequence ATGATGCAGCTTTTACCCCGTCCTTCCATCCTCCGCTGCTGGCGCGCGCTGCTGTGCGCCGCCGCGTGGCTGCCGGCTGCCGCCGGCGCCGTGGAGCTGGGCGAAGTGGTGGTGCATTCCCATATCGGCCAGCAATTGTCGGCCGATATCGAACTGGTCGACCTGACGGCCGACGAGCTGGCCGACCTGCAGGCGCGGCTGGCGCGGCCCGATGTGTTCAAGGGCGCCAGCATCAGCATGCATCCGGCGCTGTCCGGCTTGAATATCGCCGTCGTCAAGCGCGACAAGCGGCGCGTGCTGCACCTGAGCACGCAACGGCCGATCGACGGCGAGTTGCTGCACATTTTCTTCGAATTCAGCGGCGGTGGACGGCAGACCGTGCGCACCGCGAGCTTGTGGCTGACGCCCGACCCGGCCCCGGTCCGCAGCGCCGCCGGACCGGCCGATGGCGGCAGCGGCCGGCCGGCATTGGCGGGGAATGCGGTGATGGCTGAGCTGAGCAGCCGCTCCGGCGCGCCGGAAGCGCCCGCTGCCAAGCCGCCTACGCCGAAAGCGCCCACCGTCGCGGCGCAGACTGGCGCGCAGGAAGCCGTGTCGGTGACGCCGGTGAGCGCCGCAGCCAAGCTGAGCAGTACGCCGCCGAAGAGCGCGGCCTCTGCGGCCGACGCTAGCGCTGGTACGGCGCCGAGCGATGCCGAGCTGTCTGCCGCCCTGGCGCGCGCGACGGCCAGACGGGCGGCGCATGCCATGCCGGCGTCCGCGCCGGCCAGCGCGCCTGCGGCTTGGAAGGGGAAAGAGGCTGCGACAGCTGCGCTGGCCTTGCCCGCCAGCGTGGCCGCCATCAAGCGTGGCAAGACGGGGGGAGGGCAGTCGTGCTCGCCGGCCCAGCTCGACCAGCGCCTCAAGCAATGCCAGGCCCTGGATGCGCAGAACAGCGCGATCAGCAGCAAGCTCAACGATCTGGAAGGCAAGGTGAAAGTCTTGCAGACTGCCTTGGCGCCTGCCGCAGCGGGCGCGGTGGCGCAAGGTGCTGCGACGGCGAAAGCGGAATATGCCGCGCCGGCCGGGCCGGGGGCAGCCGCCGTCAAGGCTGTACACGGCGCAGCCACCGCCAATGCTGCGCATGGCGCCTCGGCATCCTCCGGCGCAGTCGCTGCCAAGGTCGAGCCGTCGGCATCGGCTGCGGCCTCTGCCGCAAGCGTGGCGCAAGGGAGCCATGCTGCCTCTGCTGCCGCGAAAGCTGACCATGCACCGCCGGCAAAATCGGAGCCGGCCAGTTCGGCGGCGCAGGCCGCGTCGGCAGCGGCCAAGGCTGAGCATGATGCAGCGGCACCGGCAGCCAAGGCTGAGCCTGATGCGCAGGCAAAAGGAGAGCATGCGGCTTCGGCAGAGCATGCGGCGGCTGCGAAAGGGGCGGAGGCGGCGACAACACCGGCGTCGGCTTCGGCGTCCGTTGCGTCGGCAGCCTCAGCGCCAGCAGCCTCGGCAGCGGTGAAGGCTGCCAAGCCTGCCGCACCGCCGGAGAAGCCGAAACAGATGACCCGCTCGCGCCTGATGACGATGATCGCGGGCGGCGCTATCGCGCTGCTGGCCGTGATCGCCACGATTGTCCATTTCGTGCGCAAACGGCGCGCCAGGATGTCGTCCGGTCCGCTGAAAATCTGGCAGTCCTGGCGCAAGAAGAAACCGGAAGAAGTGGCCGCACCAAAGGCTGAATCCAAGCCCGAGGAACTGCTGCCGCCCGAGCCGGTACTGACCGACATCGTGGAGCACGGTACAGCCTAG
- the fumC gene encoding class II fumarate hydratase — MESRTERDSFGPIDVPADHLWGAQTQRSLEFFRISTERMPPELVAALASVKRAAAQVNLDLGLLDAAKAAAITQAADEVLDGKLAAEFPLSVWQTGSGTQSNMNMNEVLANRGSELMGGVRGEQRKLHPNDDVNKGQSSNDIFPTAMHVAAAQALSGNLLPAIAQLRATLHAKAEAFADIVKIGRTHLQDATPLTLGQEFSGYVAQLDYAERIIAAALPPVLELAAGGTAVGTGLNAHPEYATRIAAELEARLHLPFRSAENKFAALAGHDALVAAHGALKTLAVALMKIANDVRWMASGPRSGLGEITIPENEPGSSIMPGKVNPTQCEAVTMLCAQVLGNDVAISVGGASGNFELNVFKPLIIHNFLQSVRLLADGMRSFEEHCARGIEPNRERIAELMARSLMLVTALAPHIGYDRAAQIAKKAQHEGSTLKDAALALGFVSAEQFEQWIVPLEMTRPNAQG; from the coding sequence ATGGAAAGCAGGACCGAACGTGATAGTTTTGGCCCCATCGACGTACCCGCCGACCACCTCTGGGGCGCGCAGACCCAGCGCTCGCTGGAGTTTTTCCGCATCTCGACCGAGCGCATGCCACCCGAACTGGTCGCCGCCTTAGCCAGCGTAAAACGCGCCGCCGCCCAGGTCAATCTGGACCTGGGTCTGCTGGATGCCGCCAAGGCCGCCGCCATCACCCAGGCCGCCGATGAAGTCCTGGACGGCAAACTGGCCGCCGAATTCCCCCTGTCCGTGTGGCAGACCGGTTCCGGCACCCAGTCGAATATGAATATGAACGAGGTGCTGGCCAACCGCGGCTCCGAGCTGATGGGCGGCGTGCGCGGCGAACAGCGCAAGCTGCACCCGAACGACGATGTGAACAAGGGCCAGTCCTCGAACGACATCTTCCCCACCGCCATGCACGTGGCCGCTGCCCAGGCCCTGTCCGGCAATCTGCTGCCTGCCATCGCCCAGCTGCGCGCCACCCTGCACGCCAAGGCCGAAGCTTTCGCCGACATCGTCAAAATCGGCCGCACCCACCTGCAGGACGCCACGCCGCTGACCCTGGGCCAGGAATTCTCCGGCTATGTAGCCCAGCTCGATTACGCCGAGCGCATCATCGCCGCCGCCCTGCCGCCGGTGCTGGAACTGGCCGCCGGCGGCACGGCCGTGGGCACCGGCCTCAACGCGCATCCCGAATACGCCACCCGCATCGCGGCCGAGCTGGAGGCGCGCCTGCATTTGCCCTTCCGCAGCGCCGAGAATAAATTCGCCGCCCTGGCCGGCCACGACGCCCTGGTCGCCGCCCATGGCGCCCTGAAAACCCTGGCCGTGGCGCTGATGAAGATCGCCAACGACGTGCGCTGGATGGCCTCGGGTCCGCGTTCGGGCCTGGGCGAAATCACCATCCCGGAAAACGAACCGGGCAGTTCGATCATGCCGGGCAAGGTCAATCCGACCCAGTGCGAGGCCGTCACCATGCTGTGCGCCCAGGTGCTGGGCAACGATGTGGCGATCAGCGTCGGTGGTGCTTCCGGTAACTTTGAGTTAAATGTATTCAAGCCGCTGATCATTCACAACTTCCTGCAAAGCGTGCGCCTGCTGGCCGACGGCATGCGCAGTTTCGAAGAGCATTGCGCGCGCGGCATCGAGCCGAACCGCGAGCGCATCGCCGAGCTGATGGCGCGCTCGCTGATGCTGGTTACCGCACTGGCCCCGCATATCGGGTATGATCGCGCCGCCCAGATCGCCAAGAAGGCACAGCACGAAGGCAGCACGCTGAAGGACGCGGCGCTGGCCCTGGGCTTTGTCAGCGCCGAGCAGTTCGAACAATGGATCGTGCCGCTGGAGATGACCAGGCCCAACGCCCAAGGCTAG
- a CDS encoding RNA-binding S4 domain-containing protein codes for MQKVSFELTSEYIELNQLLKVVGLCDSGGAGKQLVASGAVKVDGKQELRKTCKIRAGQVISLGDVRITVVPGDGSDGA; via the coding sequence ATGCAGAAAGTTAGTTTTGAATTGACATCGGAATACATCGAGCTGAATCAGCTGCTCAAGGTAGTCGGCCTGTGCGACAGCGGCGGCGCCGGCAAGCAGCTGGTTGCCAGCGGCGCGGTCAAAGTCGATGGCAAGCAGGAACTGCGCAAGACCTGCAAGATCCGCGCCGGCCAGGTCATCAGCCTTGGCGACGTGCGCATCACCGTGGTGCCGGGAGACGGTAGCGACGGTGCATAA
- a CDS encoding DUF883 domain-containing protein yields the protein MDGPQDHHRNQERLIGDLRQVIENAEELLKNTDHQTSMLYQAARIKLAQALLNANEELERFEDAQLLRMIEATRAANEEFMDATGEAKIMRAFR from the coding sequence ATGGACGGCCCTCAAGACCACCACCGCAACCAGGAACGCTTGATCGGCGATCTGCGCCAAGTCATCGAGAACGCGGAAGAGCTGCTCAAAAACACCGACCACCAGACCAGCATGCTGTACCAGGCTGCGCGCATCAAGCTGGCGCAAGCCCTGCTCAATGCTAACGAGGAGCTGGAGCGTTTTGAAGACGCCCAGTTGCTGCGCATGATTGAAGCCACCCGTGCCGCCAATGAGGAATTCATGGACGCCACGGGCGAGGCCAAAATCATGCGCGCCTTCCGCTGA
- a CDS encoding DoxX family protein: MNAILGLHRQLSRYDANLSDWGGSMLSLVLRFYVGSQFFKAGLLKVSDWSATLALFNDEYKVPLLPPDLAAYLGAGGELLLPVLLFAGLMMRPAALALLAVNILAVLSYPQLFGFECPAALNDHFYWGVLLVVLAVFGPGRFSIDSILARQKP, translated from the coding sequence ATGAATGCAATTCTGGGCTTGCACCGCCAACTGAGCCGTTATGACGCCAACCTGAGCGATTGGGGCGGCTCGATGCTGTCGCTGGTGCTGCGTTTCTATGTGGGGTCGCAGTTTTTCAAAGCCGGTTTGCTGAAGGTGAGCGACTGGAGCGCCACGCTGGCCTTGTTCAACGATGAGTACAAGGTGCCGCTCTTGCCGCCCGATCTGGCGGCCTATCTGGGCGCGGGCGGCGAGCTGCTGCTGCCGGTGCTGTTGTTTGCCGGCCTGATGATGCGTCCGGCGGCGCTGGCCCTGCTGGCGGTGAATATCCTGGCCGTGCTGTCCTACCCGCAGCTCTTCGGTTTCGAATGCCCGGCCGCGCTCAACGACCACTTCTACTGGGGTGTGCTACTGGTGGTGCTGGCCGTGTTCGGGCCAGGACGGTTCTCGATCGACTCCATCCTGGCGCGGCAAAAGCCCTAA
- a CDS encoding DUF692 family multinuclear iron-containing protein, whose translation MQAHAAPSGQTMPGAGVGLRAPHYRQFLEQRPRIGWLEVHTENYLDQGGWDWHVLQRLRRDYPISLHGVGLGLGSARGFSAAHLERVHSLVRRVEPMLVSEHLCWNAVFDRQLNDLLPLALSHEALALLSERVERVQEVLGRPILLENVSTYVRFADDAMSEAQFLAELVRRTGCGLLLDVNNLYVNQINHGEDALAAMAALPAGSIGEIHLAGHLRTPEALIDHHGDKVAEPVWQLYEAALQRFGVLPTLIEWDTDIPALDVLLAEAAQATQRAASYSPARVHPGARHQGGHGLDSDSAYMAEIVSDFGARPQNRTQTEPLAAGQQRFAEALFAPEQSGQLLPLLTGAHLEHRFALYRGNLSATWEKALHAAYPVIAQLVGEEFFGGLARSYGRAHPSDDGDLNRFGAQFAAFLTDFVPAAELPYLPDMARLEWLLHRAHYAPAAEGISAAELSAVPPEQIEARRLLLHPACALSASSWAVVPLWLAHQADSAQAFPAQMAQASYGLVCRPQWRTQLVPLSAAQHAALQVLARQGSFGAALDAAFELDEEFDVAGTLQQWLTHAVITKIGD comes from the coding sequence ATGCAAGCCCACGCCGCTCCCTCTGGCCAGACCATGCCGGGCGCTGGAGTGGGCTTGCGGGCGCCGCACTACCGCCAGTTTCTCGAACAGCGGCCGCGCATCGGCTGGCTCGAAGTCCACACCGAAAACTACCTCGACCAGGGCGGCTGGGACTGGCATGTGCTGCAGCGGCTGCGGCGCGACTATCCCATCAGCCTGCACGGCGTCGGCCTTGGCCTCGGCTCGGCGCGCGGCTTCAGCGCCGCGCACCTGGAACGCGTGCATAGCCTGGTGCGGCGGGTTGAGCCGATGCTGGTTTCCGAGCACCTGTGCTGGAACGCCGTCTTCGACCGCCAGCTCAACGACCTGCTGCCGCTGGCCCTGAGCCATGAGGCGCTGGCGCTGCTCAGCGAACGCGTCGAACGCGTGCAAGAGGTGCTCGGACGTCCCATCCTGCTGGAAAACGTCTCCACCTATGTGCGTTTCGCCGATGACGCCATGAGCGAAGCCCAATTTCTCGCCGAGCTGGTACGCCGCACCGGCTGTGGCCTGCTGCTCGACGTCAACAACCTCTACGTCAACCAGATCAACCACGGCGAAGACGCGTTGGCCGCGATGGCTGCGCTGCCCGCCGGCAGCATCGGCGAAATCCACCTGGCCGGCCATTTGCGCACGCCCGAAGCCCTGATCGACCACCATGGCGACAAAGTCGCCGAGCCCGTTTGGCAGCTCTACGAAGCCGCGCTGCAGCGCTTCGGCGTCCTGCCCACCCTGATCGAATGGGACACCGACATCCCCGCCTTGGACGTCCTGCTCGCCGAAGCCGCCCAAGCCACCCAGCGCGCCGCTTCCTATAGCCCAGCCCGTGTCCACCCTGGTGCCAGGCACCAAGGTGGACACGGGCTGGACAGTGACAGCGCCTATATGGCTGAGATCGTGTCCGATTTTGGGGCCAGACCCCAAAATCGGACACAGACTGAGCCGCTGGCGGCGGGGCAGCAGCGTTTTGCGGAGGCGCTGTTTGCGCCGGAGCAGAGCGGGCAATTGCTGCCGCTGCTGACGGGCGCGCATCTGGAACACCGTTTTGCGCTGTACCGCGGCAATCTGAGCGCGACGTGGGAGAAGGCGCTGCATGCTGCCTACCCCGTCATCGCGCAACTGGTGGGCGAAGAGTTTTTCGGCGGCCTGGCGCGCTCTTATGGCCGCGCCCATCCTTCCGATGACGGCGATCTGAATCGCTTCGGCGCGCAGTTCGCGGCTTTTTTGACGGACTTTGTACCCGCCGCCGAGCTGCCGTATCTGCCCGATATGGCGCGCCTGGAATGGCTGCTGCATCGCGCCCATTACGCGCCGGCCGCCGAGGGCATTAGCGCGGCCGAACTGTCCGCTGTGCCGCCCGAGCAAATCGAGGCGCGCCGCCTGCTCCTGCATCCGGCCTGCGCGCTGAGCGCCTCGTCCTGGGCCGTGGTGCCGTTGTGGCTGGCGCATCAGGCGGACAGCGCCCAGGCCTTCCCGGCGCAGATGGCGCAGGCCAGCTACGGCCTGGTCTGCCGCCCGCAGTGGAGGACGCAGCTTGTACCGTTAAGCGCCGCCCAGCACGCCGCCTTGCAGGTGCTGGCGCGGCAAGGCAGTTTCGGCGCCGCCCTCGACGCCGCGTTTGAGTTGGACGAAGAATTCGATGTTGCTGGCACCCTCCAGCAATGGCTGACCCACGCAGTAATCACGAAAATCGGAGACTGA
- a CDS encoding DUF2282 domain-containing protein produces the protein MNKRQALIAAALASACAVATTASAMDGAKAGDKEKCYGIAKAGQNDCASSNGSHSCAGQAKADNGATEWKYVAKGTCEKAGGKTAPPAK, from the coding sequence ATGAACAAACGTCAAGCCCTGATCGCCGCCGCCCTGGCATCCGCCTGCGCCGTCGCCACCACCGCGTCCGCCATGGACGGCGCCAAAGCTGGCGATAAAGAGAAATGCTACGGCATCGCCAAAGCCGGCCAGAACGACTGCGCCTCGTCCAATGGTTCCCACTCCTGCGCTGGCCAGGCCAAGGCCGACAACGGCGCCACCGAATGGAAATACGTGGCCAAAGGCACTTGCGAAAAAGCCGGCGGCAAAACCGCTCCGCCAGCCAAGTAA